GCCATCGGCATCGCGCTGGCGGCGGCGACGGCGGTGGCGATGGTGCCCGGCTTCTCGGTCGCGCGCAGCGACCTGCAGTCGCGGCTGACGAGGACACGGACGGGCGGGATCGGCGGGCGGGGCGGGCGCGTGGAGAGCGGGCTGGTGGTGGCGCAGGTGGCGCTCGTGCTGCTGATGGTGGCCGGCGCCGGCCTGCTGATCCGCAGCGTGCGGAACCTGCGCGCCATCGATCCCGGCATTCGGGTGGAGGGGCTCGCCGTGCTGGACGTGGTGATGCCCTCCGCCACCGAGCCGGCGCGCCGGCCGCAGGTGATGCGCGAGCTGCTGGACGCGCTGCGCGCCCTCCCCGGCGTGGAGGCAGCGGCGGCGACGCAGCGGCTCCCCCTGCGCGGCTCCAGCGACAACTGGGGGCTCACCATCCAGCGGCAACCGGAGCTGGAGGACGCCAACACCGCCTTCCGCGTGGTCTCGCCGGACTACTTCCGCACGATGGGTATCCCCATCCGCAGCGGGCGCGGGCTGCTGGAGACGGACCGGGACGCCGCCGCAACCGAGGGCGCGGTGGTCATCAACCAGGCGCTGGCCGACAAGTTCTTCCCCGGGCGCGACCCCATCGGGGAGATGATCGGCTTCAGCGAGCGCTGGGACCGCGTGGTGGGCGTGGTGGGGAACGCGGCCGAAGCGGATCTCAAGCCGGAGCCGGTGCCCGCGCGCTACATGTCGTACGAACAGGCGCTCTGGCTCCTTCCCGGCCAGACGGTGGTCATCCGCATGCGCGACGGGCGCGATCCGGCCGCCATCCTGGACCCCGCGCGCCGCGCCATCCAGCGCGCCCTGCCGCAGGTCGCCATCCAGGACCAGACGACGATGGCGAACGTCTTCGATCGCGCCATCGGCCCCGCGCGGCAGGTGATGTCGCTGCTCACCCTGCTCGGGATGGTGGCGCTGGCGCTGGGGACGATCGGGGTGTACGGCGTCGTCTCGCACCTGGTGACGCGCCGCAAGCGGGACTGGGGGATCCGCATCGCGCTGGGGATGCAGCCGGCGCACGTGGTGCGGCACATCGTGGGGCGCGGCGGCACGCTGGTGGGCGCCGGCATCGTGCTGGGGCTGATCGGCTTCCTGGTGATGGCGCGCCTCCTCGGCAGCCTGCTGTACGGCGTCGGCACCGCGGACCCGCTCTCGCTCCTCGGCGCGACGGCGATCCTGCTGGGGGCCGGGCTGTTGGCGGCCTTTCTCCCCGCGCGCCGCGCGAGCCGGATCGACCCCGCGCACGTGCTGCGGGAGCAATGATGGAAAGAAGTGCTAAGTGCTAAGTGCCAAGTGCTAAGTGCTAAGTGCTAAGTGCCAAGTGCTAAGTGCTGAACGGAAGTGCGTGAGTGCGTTAGTGCGTTTTTACTTAGCACTTGGCACTCAGGACTCAGGACTTTCCCTTCTTTTTGGAGCCGGATCGTGAGCGCAGACTCGCCGCTTGGGACCTTTGAGGAGCACGTGATGCTCGCCGTCGTCCGCACGCGCGACGATGCGTATGGGATGGCGGTGCGCCGCGAGATCGAGCGGGTGACGGACCGCGAAGTGACGATCGGGGCGGTGTACGCCACGCTCGACAGGCTGGAGGCGAAGGGGTTGCTGGGCTCCGGCCGCACCCCGGGCGAAGGGTCGCGCCGCGTCTTCACGGTCACCATGCGCGGCGCATCGGCCCTGGCCGAGACGCGCGCCATGCGCGAGCGGCTCTGGCAGGGGGTGGACCTGAGCCGGCTGCTGGCGGGGGCGGGCTGAGCGGAGCACGAAACAGAGCGCGGGGCCGCACCGGCTCCACCGAACCATTCTGAAGGATCGATCCATGACCCGACACATGGCCGCGCTGGCGGTCCTCGCTCTCGCCGCGGCGGAGCCTGCCACGGCGCAGGCGCCCAGCGACGTCACCTGGATGATCGCACCCGGCGGCCGCCCGGCCGCCACGGACACGCGCCAGATCATCATCCGGTATCGCAAGCCGGATGGCAAGCGCACCAGCACCGGCTCTTCGCGCCCGCTCGAGGATCTGCAGGGGCTCGATCAGGCGCTGCTGGCCTCCGCGGATGGCGGGCCGGTGAGCTTCCGCCTCGCCAGCGATCCCGGCACGCTTGAGTGCAGCGGCGTCGTCGCCCGGGGGAGCGGAACAGGGACGTGCGCGTATACGCCCGGCGCGGGCTTCGCGGACGCGCTGGCGCGGGAGGGTTTCGTGCGGCCCACAGCGGAGGAGCAGCTCCATCTGCTGGTGCACGGCGCCAGCCTGGCGTACGCACGGGAGTTCCGCGGCCTGGGCTACGCCGGACTCACGCCAGAGCAGCTCGTGTCGCTGCGCATCTTCTACGTGGCTCCGAACGACGTGCGCGAGCTGCGGCGGCTGGGCTACACGGACCTGTCGGTGGAACAGCTCGTCGCGCGCCGCATCTTCAGCGTGCCGATGGCGTACGCGCGAGCGCTCGGCGGCCTGGGCTACACGCAGCTCACCATCGCACAGCTCGTCGACCTGCGCAGGGCGGGGGTCACCCCGGACTTCATCCGCCTCGCGAACCAGGGCGGCCGGCGCCTTTCGCCCTACGAGCTCCTCCAGTTGCGCGACCGTGTGCGCAGGCAGGTACCATGAGCCCCCGATCGATCGCCGCCGCGCTCCTCTTCTTCGCCCTTCCCGCCGCTGCCCAGCCGCCCCTGGCGGGCGACTGGGTGATGCGCGCCGCCACGCATTCCGAGGCGAGCATGCCGGAGCTGGAGGGCGTCAGGGGCGTGCACCTCGCGTTGCACACTCCTGGGCTCAACACCCGCTACGTGCCGCTGGCCGATTTTGCGGGGCTCGGGCCGGAGCAACTCGCCTCCAGCGCGCCGGCACGATTCCATCTGCGCCAGGACCCGGGC
The nucleotide sequence above comes from Longimicrobium sp.. Encoded proteins:
- a CDS encoding helix-turn-helix transcriptional regulator, with product MSADSPLGTFEEHVMLAVVRTRDDAYGMAVRREIERVTDREVTIGAVYATLDRLEAKGLLGSGRTPGEGSRRVFTVTMRGASALAETRAMRERLWQGVDLSRLLAGAG